The Ananas comosus cultivar F153 unplaced genomic scaffold, ASM154086v1, whole genome shotgun sequence genome includes a region encoding these proteins:
- the LOC109706170 gene encoding uncharacterized protein LOC109706170, with the protein MERVPSSSSSDDDEDRRTLVPQNETKPPRRRCALEVGSDLAARIGRAASSSSSSSSGGSGLWYSKRYLLLAICLPLVLILVFFSLDLGRLFRRVSIIPVGGIPAGGGADRMREAELRALYLLRNQQFELRNLWNRTLLSARSPSYTPYNSSVSVPLEKFRLAMLKQIKLNREIQEALLSSHRFENTRLDPLNNNVGFDPSVLEFNVCQKVDKPAERRTIEWKPKKNRYLLAICLSGQMSNHLICLEKHMFFAALLDRVLILPSHVVDYQYERVLDIDHINRCFGRNIVVSFEEFRKMSKKKVHVDEFICYMASPPCFLDEEHIKRLKSLGISLGKIEAAWSEDVKLKEQEKRVADDIRSKFSSDVEVLAVGDLFYADVEEEWVMQPGGPLSHKCNTVIQPSRLIMLTAQRFVQTFLGSKFIALHFRRHGFLKFW; encoded by the coding sequence ATGGAGAGGgtcccttcttcctcttcctccgaCGATGACGAGGATCGCCGCACCCTCGTCCCCCAGAACGAGACGAAGCCTCCTCGCCGCCGCTGCGCCCTCGAAGTCGGCAGTGACCTTGCCGCCCGAATCGGCCGCGccgcctcatcctcctcctcatcctcctccggCGGCAGCGGCCTCTGGTACAGCAAGCGCTACCTCCTCCTCGCCATCTGCCTCCCCCTCGTCCTCATCCTAGTCTTCTTCTCTCTCGACCTCGGCCGCCTCTTCCGCCGCGTCTCCATCATTCCCGTCGGCGGCATTCctgccggcggcggcgccgatcGGATGCGGGAGGCCGAGCTCCGTGCTCTCTACCTCCTCAGAAACCAGCAATTCGAGCTCCGGAACCTCTGGAACCGCACGCTTCTCAGCGCTCGGTCGCCATCTTATACGCCATACAACAGCTCAGTGTCAGTCCCACTCGAGAAATTCCGGTTGGCAATGCTCAAACAAATCAAGCTCAACAGAGAGATCCAAGAGGCTCTCCTTTCTTCTCATCGGTTCGAAAACACGAGATTGGATCCTCTAAACAACAATGTAGGTTTTGATCCCTCTGTTTTGGAGTTCAATGTGTGCCAAAAGGTAGATAAACCGGCAGAAAGAAGGACAATCGAGTGGAAACCGAAGAAAAACAGATACTTACTTGCGATCTGCCTGTCCGGCCAGATGTCCAACCACTTGATCTGCTTAGAGAAGCACATGTTCTTCGCGGCACTTCTTGATCGAGTTCTGATATTGCCGAGCCACGTAGTTGATTACCAATATGAACGAGTTTTGGATATCGATCACATAAACCGGTGCTTTGGCCGAAACATTGTTGTCTCATTTGAGGAGTTTCGGAAAATGAGTAAGAAGAAGGTGCATGTAGATGAGTTCATATGTTACATGGCCTCTCCGCCTTGCTTCTTAGATGAGGAGCATATTAAGAGGTTGAAGAGCTTGGGGATCTCACTGGGAAAGATTGAGGCGGCTTGGTCTGAGGATGTGAAGTTGAAGGAGCAGGAGAAGAGGGTTGCAGATGATATTAGGTCAAAATTCTCGTCCGATGTGGAGGTTCTTGCTGTTGGGGATTTGTTCTATGCAGATGTGGAGGAAGAATGGGTGATGCAGCCGGGTGGGCCGCTCTCTCATAAATGCAACACCGTGATTCAACCGAGCCGGCTTATTATGCTCACGGCACAACGGTTTGTTCAGACTTTCTTGGGGAGTAAATTTATAGCCTTGCATTTTCGGAGGCATGGGTTCCTGAAGTTTTGGTAA